The following proteins come from a genomic window of Triticum aestivum cultivar Chinese Spring chromosome 6A, IWGSC CS RefSeq v2.1, whole genome shotgun sequence:
- the LOC123128558 gene encoding WAT1-related protein At1g44800 isoform X1, whose protein sequence is MGMGWKAVNDAKPYLAMVLLQVGFAGMYIVAVASLKRGMSHFVLVVYRNIVATVVMAPFALYFERGLRPKMTITIFIKIMGLALLEPVLDQNLYYMGANLTSAGFATALVNILPAVTFVLALILRMEKVRLRSLHSQAKIAGTVLTVAGAVLMVLYHGPVVQFPWAKGQHHAGSAAAAADGAAWLKGTIMTIAACVAWSCFFILQSSTLRDYPAELSLTVLICGVGSVMSTAVAVVAERANTHAWVIGFDTRLFTVVYGGIVCSGVAYYVQGIVSRQRGPVFVTAFNPLCMIVTAVMGSIILKEEITLGSVIGAVIIVVGLYFLIWGKSTDGISQVSDVSVKGAGELPLTTATNGHGSDSGKHVLGNGNGDVHVLDVETPTTNGH, encoded by the exons ATGGGCATGGGGTGGAAAGCCGTGAACGACGCCAAGCCGTACCTGGCGATGGTGCTGCTGCAGGTGGGGTTCGCCGGGATGTACATCGTCGCCGTGGCGTCCCTCAAGCGCGGTATGAGCCACTTCGTGCTCGTCGTCTACCGTAACATCGTCGCCACCGTCGTCATGGCGCCCTTCGCCCTCTACTTCGAGAG GGGACTGAGGCCAAAGATGACAATCACCATCTTCATCAAGATCATGGGGCTCGCATTACTCGA GCCTGTGCTTGACCAGAACCTCTACTACATGGGCGCGAACCTGACCTCGGCGGGGTTCGCCACGGCGCTGGTCAACATCCTCCCGGCCGTCACCTTCGTGTTGGCGCTCATCCTGCGCATGGAGAAGGTGCGGCTGCGGAGCTTGCACAGCCAGGCCAAGATCGCCGGCACGGTCCTCACGGTGGCCGGCGCCGTGCTCATGGTCCTGTACCACGGCCCCGTCGTGCAGTTCCCGTGGGCCAAGGGCCAGCACCACGCCGGCAGTGCGGCTGCCGCCGCCGACGGAGCGGCGTGGCTGAAGGGGACCATCATGACCATCGCCGCCTGCGTGGCCTGGTCGTGCTTCTTCATCCTCCAGTCCAGCACGCTCCGGGACTACCCGGCGGAGCTGTCCCTCACGGTGCTCATCTGCGGCGTGGGCTCGGTCATGagcaccgccgtcgccgtcgtcgccgagcGCGCCAACACCCATGCTTGGGTCATCGGCTTCGACACTCGCCTCTTCACGGTCGTGTACGGCGGCATAGTGTGCTCCGGCGTGGCGTACTACGTGCAGGGCATCGTGTCGAGGCAAAGAGGCCCGGTGTTCGTCACGGCCTTCAACCCGCTCTGCATGATCGTAACCGCCGTCATGGGCTCCATAATTCTGAAAGAGGAGATCACTCTCGGAAG tGTGATTGGTGCAGTGATCATCGTGGTAGGTCTCTACTTTCTCATCTGGGGCAAGAGCACGGACGGCATCAGCCAAGTTTCCGACGTCAGTGTCAAGGGCGCCGGCGAGCTGCCCTTAACCACGGCGACCAACGGCCACGGCAGCGACAGCGGCAAGCACGTGCTTGGCAACGGCAACGGCGACGTCCATGTCTTGGATGTTGAGACGCCGACGACCAATGGCCACTAG
- the LOC123128558 gene encoding WAT1-related protein At1g21890 isoform X2 yields the protein MGMGWKAVNDAKPYLAMVLLQVGFAGMYIVAVASLKRGMSHFVLVVYRNIVATVVMAPFALYFERPVLDQNLYYMGANLTSAGFATALVNILPAVTFVLALILRMEKVRLRSLHSQAKIAGTVLTVAGAVLMVLYHGPVVQFPWAKGQHHAGSAAAAADGAAWLKGTIMTIAACVAWSCFFILQSSTLRDYPAELSLTVLICGVGSVMSTAVAVVAERANTHAWVIGFDTRLFTVVYGGIVCSGVAYYVQGIVSRQRGPVFVTAFNPLCMIVTAVMGSIILKEEITLGSVIGAVIIVVGLYFLIWGKSTDGISQVSDVSVKGAGELPLTTATNGHGSDSGKHVLGNGNGDVHVLDVETPTTNGH from the exons ATGGGCATGGGGTGGAAAGCCGTGAACGACGCCAAGCCGTACCTGGCGATGGTGCTGCTGCAGGTGGGGTTCGCCGGGATGTACATCGTCGCCGTGGCGTCCCTCAAGCGCGGTATGAGCCACTTCGTGCTCGTCGTCTACCGTAACATCGTCGCCACCGTCGTCATGGCGCCCTTCGCCCTCTACTTCGAGAG GCCTGTGCTTGACCAGAACCTCTACTACATGGGCGCGAACCTGACCTCGGCGGGGTTCGCCACGGCGCTGGTCAACATCCTCCCGGCCGTCACCTTCGTGTTGGCGCTCATCCTGCGCATGGAGAAGGTGCGGCTGCGGAGCTTGCACAGCCAGGCCAAGATCGCCGGCACGGTCCTCACGGTGGCCGGCGCCGTGCTCATGGTCCTGTACCACGGCCCCGTCGTGCAGTTCCCGTGGGCCAAGGGCCAGCACCACGCCGGCAGTGCGGCTGCCGCCGCCGACGGAGCGGCGTGGCTGAAGGGGACCATCATGACCATCGCCGCCTGCGTGGCCTGGTCGTGCTTCTTCATCCTCCAGTCCAGCACGCTCCGGGACTACCCGGCGGAGCTGTCCCTCACGGTGCTCATCTGCGGCGTGGGCTCGGTCATGagcaccgccgtcgccgtcgtcgccgagcGCGCCAACACCCATGCTTGGGTCATCGGCTTCGACACTCGCCTCTTCACGGTCGTGTACGGCGGCATAGTGTGCTCCGGCGTGGCGTACTACGTGCAGGGCATCGTGTCGAGGCAAAGAGGCCCGGTGTTCGTCACGGCCTTCAACCCGCTCTGCATGATCGTAACCGCCGTCATGGGCTCCATAATTCTGAAAGAGGAGATCACTCTCGGAAG tGTGATTGGTGCAGTGATCATCGTGGTAGGTCTCTACTTTCTCATCTGGGGCAAGAGCACGGACGGCATCAGCCAAGTTTCCGACGTCAGTGTCAAGGGCGCCGGCGAGCTGCCCTTAACCACGGCGACCAACGGCCACGGCAGCGACAGCGGCAAGCACGTGCTTGGCAACGGCAACGGCGACGTCCATGTCTTGGATGTTGAGACGCCGACGACCAATGGCCACTAG